A single region of the Eleginops maclovinus isolate JMC-PN-2008 ecotype Puerto Natales chromosome 16, JC_Emac_rtc_rv5, whole genome shotgun sequence genome encodes:
- the LOC134878635 gene encoding uncharacterized protein LOC134878635 isoform X2, protein MSLDQTKLLLESFLEKRKDTMKLRWVTYWFRLQNTTLFFYTQKNGSAVQSVRKVQRVASNRFMFEIVMTNGKRKVLAAETEALRKEWVTCLWQAMNLSTSGISDFRSTNLELCEQRERLNSSAAIASHSVMESLPARPLSAPAPTNRIHHDIWSTASPNCPSEELNPEEATQQNTSPACGYQQHNVTSSVCPSRVSNTQEGDYDILPLRNRACGNQMEEGVYDFPISYRRAAEHPNPPESIYDVPSSILRKPDHISECQPEDADYWRI, encoded by the exons ATGTCTTTAGATCAGACTAAATTATTGTTAGAAAGCTTCctagagaaaagaaaagatactATG aaactaAGATGGGTGACATATTGGTTCAGGCTTCAAAACACAACCTTGTTCTTCTATACACAGAAGAATGGCAGTGCT GTGCAGTCGGTGCGAAAAGTCCAGAGAGTTGCCAGTAATCGCTTTATGTTTGAGATCGTCATGACCAATGGAAAGAGGAAAGTGTTG gcagcaGAAACAGAAGCCCTCAGAAAGGAGTGGGTGACATGCCTCTGGCAGGCCATGAATCTTTCTACCTCTGGGATTTCAGACTTCAGAAGCACAAA CCTGGAACTGTGTGAGCAGCGAGAGAGATTAAACAGCAGCGCAGCCATCGCCTCACACAGTGTGATGGAGTCTCTGCCTGCTCGGCCCCTCTCTGCCCCCGCCCCGACAAACCGCATCCACCATGACATCTGGAGCACCGCCTCACCCAACTGCCCATCAGAGGAGCTGAACCCTGAGGAAGCCACGCAACAAAACACATCTCCAGCCTGTGGCTACCAGCAACACAATG TTACCAGTTCAGTATGCCCCAGTCGGGTGAGCAACACACAGGAAGGAGACTATGACATTTTACCACTTAGAAACA GGGCGTGTGGGAACCAGATGGAAGAGGGCGTGTATGACTTTCCTATTTCCTACAGGAGGGCTGCTGAACATCCGA ACCCTCCAGAGAGCATCTATGACGTACCCAGCTCTATTTTGAGGAAGCCTGATCACATTTCAG AGTGCCAGCCGGAGGACGCAGACTATTGGAGGATATGA
- the rhot1a gene encoding mitochondrial Rho GTPase 1-A isoform X1 — translation MRKDVRILLVGEPKVGKTSLIMSLVSEEFPDEVPLRAEEITIPADVTPERVPTHIVDYSEAEQSEEQLFQEISKANVICIVYSVNNKKSIEKVTSHWIPLINDRTDKDSRVPLILVGNKSDLVEHSSMETILPIMNQYQDIETCVECSAKNLKNISELFYYAQKAVLHPTGPLYCPEEKELKPSCIKSLTRIFKVSDLDNDGILNDNELNFFQKTCFNTPLAPQALEDVKNVVRRNMTDGVKDNGLSLKGFLFLHTLFIQRGRHETTWTVLRRFGYDDDLELTQEYLFPMIKIPPDCTTELNHNAYLFLQSVFDKHDKDRDCALSPEEVKDLFKVFPYMPWGPDVNHTVCTNEQGWITYQGYLSQWTLTTYLDVQRSLEYLGYLGYSIIYEQDSQAAAVTVTRSKRIDLQKKQTQRSVFRCNVLGARGSGKSGFLQAFLGKNLQRQRQIREDHKSFYAISTTYVYGQEKYLLLHEVMPDFDFLSEADLACDVVCLVYDVNNPRSFEYCAKVYKQYFIDSKTPCVVLAAKSDLHEVRQHYSLSPHEFCRKHKLHPPQPFTCSSIEAPNKDIYTRLTTMAMYPHARLRCMCACNRCSYCLCQTLLRLELLRSIKAQLCRVVFNRHMAQADLKNSTFWLRASVGATVFAVLGFAMYRALLKQR, via the exons ATGAGGAAGGACGTGAGGATACTGCTTGTGGGGGAAC CCAAGGTGGGGAAGACATCGCTGATCATGTCTCTGGTCAGTGAGGAGTTTCCTGATGAG GTTCCTCTTCGAGCTGAGGAGATCACCATCCCAGCTGACGTCACCCCAGAGAGGGTGCCCACACACATTGTGGACTATTCAG AGGCAGAACAGTCAGAAGAGCAGCTGTTCCAAGAAATATCAAAG GCCAATGTAATCTGCATAGTTTACTCAGTCAACAACAAGAAGTCAATTGAAAAG GTGACAAGCCACTGGATCCCCCTCATAAACGACAGAACAGACAAGGATAGCAG AGTACCACTGATCCTTGTGGGGAACAAATCGGACCTGGTGGAGCACAGCAGCATGGAGACCATCCTGCCAATCATGAATCAATACCAGGACATCGAGACATGTGTAGAG TGCTCCGCCAAAAACCTCAAGAACATTTCCGAGCTGTTTTACTACGCCCAGAAGGCTGTGCTCCACCCGACAGGACCCCTGTACTGCCcggaggagaaggag TTGAAGCCTTCCTGCATCAAGTCTTTAACTAGAATCTTTAAAGTGTCCGACCTGGACAACGACGGCATCCTTAATGACAATGAGCTCAACTTTTTCCAG aAAACGTGCTTCAACACACCGCTGGCGCCTCAGGCTTTAGAGGATGTGAAGAACGTGGTCAGGAGAAACATGACGGATGGAGTCAAGGACAACGGACTTTCACTCAAAG GCTTCCTGTTCCTGCACACCCTCTTCATCCAGCGAGGCCGACACGAGACCACCTGGACGGTGCTGCGGAGGTTTGGATATGACGATGACCTGGAGCTCACACAGGAATACCTGTTCCCCAT GATAAAGATCCCCCCGGACTGCACCACAGAGCTTAATCACAACGCTTACCTCTTCCTCCAGAGTGTCTTCGACAAACATGACAAA GACAGAGATTGTGCGCTGTCGCCAGAGGAGGTGAAGGACTTGTTCAAAGTGTTTCCCTACATGCCCTGGGGCCCGGATGTCAACCACACGGTGTGCACTAATGAGCAGGGATGGATCACATACCAGGGATACCTCTCCCAGTGGAC GTTGACAACTTATCTAGATGTACAGCGCAGTTTGGAGTACTTAGGGTACCTTGGCTACTCTATCATCTATGAACAGGATTCCCAAGCTGCTGCCGTTACAG TAACACGTAGCAAGCGCATCGACCTGCAGAAGAAGCAGACCCAGCGCAGCGTCTTCCGTTGCAACGTCTTGGGGGCCCGAGGCAGCGGGAAGAGCGGCTTCCTCCAAGCTTTCCTGGGCAAGAACCTGCAG agacagaggcagaTTAGAGAAGACCACAAGTCCTTCTACGCCATCAGCACGACCTACGTTTACGGTCAGGAGAAATACCTGCTG CTCCATGAGGTGATGCCAGACtttgacttcctgtcagagGCGGACCTCGCTTGTGATGTAGTCTGCCTGGTGTACGACGTCAACAACCCTCGCTCTTTTGAATACTGCGCCAAAGTGTACAAG CAATACTTCATCGATAGCAAGACGCCCTGCGTGGTGCTCGCCGCCAAGTCTGACCTGCACGAAGTACGGCAGCACTACAGCCTCTCTCCTCACGAGTTCTGCCGCAAGCACAAGCTCCACCCGCCCCAGCCGTTCACATGCAGCAGCATCGAGGCCCCTAACAAAGACATCTACACCAGACTCACCACCATGGCCATGTACCC CCACGCCCGTCTGCGCTGCATGTGTGCCTGCAACAGGTGCTCCTATTGCCTGTGTCAGACCCTCCTCAGGTTGGAGCTGCTGCGCAGTATAAAGGCCCAGCTCTGCAGGGTCGTGTTCAACAG acacatGGCTCAGGCAGACCTGAAGAACTCCACCTTCTGGCTGCGAGCGAGCGTCGGGGCCACGGTGTTTGCCGTGCTGGGCTTCGCCATGTACAGAGCACTTCTTAAACAGCGGTGA
- the rhot1a gene encoding mitochondrial Rho GTPase 1-A isoform X2, whose protein sequence is MRKDVRILLVGEPKVGKTSLIMSLVSEEFPDEVPLRAEEITIPADVTPERVPTHIVDYSEAEQSEEQLFQEISKANVICIVYSVNNKKSIEKVTSHWIPLINDRTDKDSRVPLILVGNKSDLVEHSSMETILPIMNQYQDIETCVECSAKNLKNISELFYYAQKAVLHPTGPLYCPEEKELKPSCIKSLTRIFKVSDLDNDGILNDNELNFFQKTCFNTPLAPQALEDVKNVVRRNMTDGVKDNGLSLKGFLFLHTLFIQRGRHETTWTVLRRFGYDDDLELTQEYLFPMIKIPPDCTTELNHNAYLFLQSVFDKHDKDRDCALSPEEVKDLFKVFPYMPWGPDVNHTVCTNEQGWITYQGYLSQWTLTTYLDVQRSLEYLGYLGYSIIYEQDSQAAAVTVTRSKRIDLQKKQTQRSVFRCNVLGARGSGKSGFLQAFLGKNLQRQRQIREDHKSFYAISTTYVYGQEKYLLLHEVMPDFDFLSEADLACDVVCLVYDVNNPRSFEYCAKVYKQYFIDSKTPCVVLAAKSDLHEVRQHYSLSPHEFCRKHKLHPPQPFTCSSIEAPNKDIYTRLTTMAMYPHMAQADLKNSTFWLRASVGATVFAVLGFAMYRALLKQR, encoded by the exons ATGAGGAAGGACGTGAGGATACTGCTTGTGGGGGAAC CCAAGGTGGGGAAGACATCGCTGATCATGTCTCTGGTCAGTGAGGAGTTTCCTGATGAG GTTCCTCTTCGAGCTGAGGAGATCACCATCCCAGCTGACGTCACCCCAGAGAGGGTGCCCACACACATTGTGGACTATTCAG AGGCAGAACAGTCAGAAGAGCAGCTGTTCCAAGAAATATCAAAG GCCAATGTAATCTGCATAGTTTACTCAGTCAACAACAAGAAGTCAATTGAAAAG GTGACAAGCCACTGGATCCCCCTCATAAACGACAGAACAGACAAGGATAGCAG AGTACCACTGATCCTTGTGGGGAACAAATCGGACCTGGTGGAGCACAGCAGCATGGAGACCATCCTGCCAATCATGAATCAATACCAGGACATCGAGACATGTGTAGAG TGCTCCGCCAAAAACCTCAAGAACATTTCCGAGCTGTTTTACTACGCCCAGAAGGCTGTGCTCCACCCGACAGGACCCCTGTACTGCCcggaggagaaggag TTGAAGCCTTCCTGCATCAAGTCTTTAACTAGAATCTTTAAAGTGTCCGACCTGGACAACGACGGCATCCTTAATGACAATGAGCTCAACTTTTTCCAG aAAACGTGCTTCAACACACCGCTGGCGCCTCAGGCTTTAGAGGATGTGAAGAACGTGGTCAGGAGAAACATGACGGATGGAGTCAAGGACAACGGACTTTCACTCAAAG GCTTCCTGTTCCTGCACACCCTCTTCATCCAGCGAGGCCGACACGAGACCACCTGGACGGTGCTGCGGAGGTTTGGATATGACGATGACCTGGAGCTCACACAGGAATACCTGTTCCCCAT GATAAAGATCCCCCCGGACTGCACCACAGAGCTTAATCACAACGCTTACCTCTTCCTCCAGAGTGTCTTCGACAAACATGACAAA GACAGAGATTGTGCGCTGTCGCCAGAGGAGGTGAAGGACTTGTTCAAAGTGTTTCCCTACATGCCCTGGGGCCCGGATGTCAACCACACGGTGTGCACTAATGAGCAGGGATGGATCACATACCAGGGATACCTCTCCCAGTGGAC GTTGACAACTTATCTAGATGTACAGCGCAGTTTGGAGTACTTAGGGTACCTTGGCTACTCTATCATCTATGAACAGGATTCCCAAGCTGCTGCCGTTACAG TAACACGTAGCAAGCGCATCGACCTGCAGAAGAAGCAGACCCAGCGCAGCGTCTTCCGTTGCAACGTCTTGGGGGCCCGAGGCAGCGGGAAGAGCGGCTTCCTCCAAGCTTTCCTGGGCAAGAACCTGCAG agacagaggcagaTTAGAGAAGACCACAAGTCCTTCTACGCCATCAGCACGACCTACGTTTACGGTCAGGAGAAATACCTGCTG CTCCATGAGGTGATGCCAGACtttgacttcctgtcagagGCGGACCTCGCTTGTGATGTAGTCTGCCTGGTGTACGACGTCAACAACCCTCGCTCTTTTGAATACTGCGCCAAAGTGTACAAG CAATACTTCATCGATAGCAAGACGCCCTGCGTGGTGCTCGCCGCCAAGTCTGACCTGCACGAAGTACGGCAGCACTACAGCCTCTCTCCTCACGAGTTCTGCCGCAAGCACAAGCTCCACCCGCCCCAGCCGTTCACATGCAGCAGCATCGAGGCCCCTAACAAAGACATCTACACCAGACTCACCACCATGGCCATGTACCC acacatGGCTCAGGCAGACCTGAAGAACTCCACCTTCTGGCTGCGAGCGAGCGTCGGGGCCACGGTGTTTGCCGTGCTGGGCTTCGCCATGTACAGAGCACTTCTTAAACAGCGGTGA
- the LOC134878635 gene encoding uncharacterized protein LOC134878635 isoform X1: MSLDQTKLLLESFLEKRKDTMKLRWVTYWFRLQNTTLFFYTQKNGSASHLRGYYYIYTVQSVRKVQRVASNRFMFEIVMTNGKRKVLAAETEALRKEWVTCLWQAMNLSTSGISDFRSTNLELCEQRERLNSSAAIASHSVMESLPARPLSAPAPTNRIHHDIWSTASPNCPSEELNPEEATQQNTSPACGYQQHNVTSSVCPSRVSNTQEGDYDILPLRNRACGNQMEEGVYDFPISYRRAAEHPNPPESIYDVPSSILRKPDHISECQPEDADYWRI; this comes from the exons ATGTCTTTAGATCAGACTAAATTATTGTTAGAAAGCTTCctagagaaaagaaaagatactATG aaactaAGATGGGTGACATATTGGTTCAGGCTTCAAAACACAACCTTGTTCTTCTATACACAGAAGAATGGCAGTGCT TCACATTTGAGAGGCTATTACTACATTTACACA GTGCAGTCGGTGCGAAAAGTCCAGAGAGTTGCCAGTAATCGCTTTATGTTTGAGATCGTCATGACCAATGGAAAGAGGAAAGTGTTG gcagcaGAAACAGAAGCCCTCAGAAAGGAGTGGGTGACATGCCTCTGGCAGGCCATGAATCTTTCTACCTCTGGGATTTCAGACTTCAGAAGCACAAA CCTGGAACTGTGTGAGCAGCGAGAGAGATTAAACAGCAGCGCAGCCATCGCCTCACACAGTGTGATGGAGTCTCTGCCTGCTCGGCCCCTCTCTGCCCCCGCCCCGACAAACCGCATCCACCATGACATCTGGAGCACCGCCTCACCCAACTGCCCATCAGAGGAGCTGAACCCTGAGGAAGCCACGCAACAAAACACATCTCCAGCCTGTGGCTACCAGCAACACAATG TTACCAGTTCAGTATGCCCCAGTCGGGTGAGCAACACACAGGAAGGAGACTATGACATTTTACCACTTAGAAACA GGGCGTGTGGGAACCAGATGGAAGAGGGCGTGTATGACTTTCCTATTTCCTACAGGAGGGCTGCTGAACATCCGA ACCCTCCAGAGAGCATCTATGACGTACCCAGCTCTATTTTGAGGAAGCCTGATCACATTTCAG AGTGCCAGCCGGAGGACGCAGACTATTGGAGGATATGA
- the adap2 gene encoding arf-GAP with dual PH domain-containing protein 2, whose protein sequence is MANHERNKKMLMELIKLADNSLCADCGAHDPEWASYKLGVFVCLNCSGIHRSLSSRVKSIKLDYWDDKLVEFMKSNGNAKNRALYEKAVPPYYYRPQESDCVVLKEQWIRAKYERMEFTGETKYPPLSYTTGFYEGMLWKKGKENAQFLKRKFVLSEREFTLTYYNKENESKGPKALISIKDINATFQPEKIGHPNGLQITYQEDDHTRNLYVYHESPQEIVTWYNAIRAARYAYLKTAYPTGRDEELLPKITRNYLKEGYMEKTGPLQKEPFKKRWFILDSQNRKLFYFKGQLDAEELGVIFIGTEKKGYSVKECVPKHAQGNKWNCGVMVETPERQFVFMCEQNREQKEWLDAIKQVLSRPMSPQDYTTEANMKFKR, encoded by the exons ATGGCAAACCACGAGCGGAACAAAAAGATGTTAATGGAACTTATAAAGCTGGCGGACAACAGCCTGTGCGCGGACTGCGGAGCTCATG ATCCAGAGTGGGCATCCTACAAgctgggtgtgtttgtgtgtctgaacTGCTCTGGCATCCATCGCAGCCTGTCCAGCCGGGTCAAATCCATAAAGCTGGACTACTGGGATGATAAACTGGTGGAG TTCATGAAATCCAATGGCAATGCCAAAAACCGAGCTCTGTACGAGAAAGCTGTTCCACCATACTACTATCGGCCCCAGGAGAGTGACTGTGT TGTCTTAAAAGAGCAGTGGATTCGGGCTAAATATGAGAGGATGGAATTCACAGGAGAAACGAAGTATCCGCCGCTATCATACACCACAG GTTTCTATGAAGGTATGCTTtggaagaaagggaaagagaacgCACAGTTTCTGAAGAGGAAGTTCGTACTGTCGGAGAGAGAATTTACTCTGACCTACTACAACAAGGAGAAT GAGTCCAAAGGCCCTAAAGCTTTAATCTCCATCAAGGACATAAATGCCACTTTCCAACCAGAGAAGATTGGTCATCCCAATGGGCTGCAGATCACCTACCAAGAAGACGATCACACCAGGAACCTCTACGTTTATCACGAGAGTCCTCAG GAAATAGTGACATGGTACAACGCCATTCGTGCTGCTCGCTATGCGTACCTGAAGACCGCCTACCCCACTGGAAGGGATGAGGAG CTGTTACCAAAGATAACAAGAAACTACCTCAAAGAGGGTTACATGGAAAAGACAGGGCCATTG CAAAAGGAGCCGTTCAAAAAGAGGTGGTTTATTTTGGACTCTCAAAACAGGAAGCTGTTCTACTTCAAAGGCCAGCTG GATGCAGAGGAGTTGGGGGTGATTTTCATCGgcacagagaaaaaaggttACTCTGTGAAGGAGTGTGTCCCGAAGCACGCTCAGGGAAACAAGTGGAACTGCGGTGTTATGGTGGAGACGCCCGAGCGACAGTTTGTCTTCATGTGCGAGCAGAACAGGGAGCAGAAGGAGTGGCTGGATGCCATCAAACAGGTCCTGTCCAGACCCATGTCTCCACAGGATTACACCA CTGAAGCCAACATGAAGTTTAAAAGATGA